CGATATCCGATGTGGAGGGTGAATACGCCGAGAGAGTAGGTATCTCCCTCTGCGAGGGCCACCAGGACCCTGGCGTCGGGGCGAATGAAGATGTGCCGGCCGACGTCGACTCTCACTCCCCCGCCGAAGTTGAGGGCGGGGTCGGTGAACGAACGATTGCCGAGAAGGCCGTTACCGGGCACGACCAGGTTCCCGAGCCGATTCCCATAAAAGTGGGGCATTTGACCGAAGAAGTCGCCATAGGGCATATCTTCGGGAAACGGCATGTCGTCGAAGCTCGGTCCGCCAAAGAATCCTGGCCCGGCACCCATCATTCCCGGCCAGATGTTCGCTCCGGGTCCAAACTCGCTCACCATCGGGCCAAGAAAACGGCGATGATTCAAGTCATAGGACGCCCGGTAGACACCTCCCCCTGCGGTCACGTAGGGAACGAGCTTGCGATCCGACGGAACGAGGCTGACGAGCAGGTTTCCACTCAAGTCGAACGCATCTGCTCCGCTGCCGCGGTCCAGGTACTGTCCAGCCGCCTCCAGAGCCAACCTCGGCGTCAGCTCGAAGATGAACGTGCCTCCGACGGCAACCCCAGTATCTGACGAGCCGCTCGATAGTCCACCGGTGAACGAGAGAGAGGTCCATCCCCCTCCCGTCTCGCCCGTCTGGCCGTATCCGATGCTCGTCGCAAGAAGAGAAACCGACAGAACGATAACACTCGATACCTTCCGCGGGTGCATGAAGCACCTCCTCAACACGATTCGGCAGTTCACAGTGCAAGCACGGTGCCACGTGGGATCTTCGAGCAACCCGGCTCAATGCGATGCAGTGGGCGCCGCTGCAGAGCCGTCCAGCTCGGAAGGCCAGCACTGGTGCGCCATCTCCCCCACCGGATAGCGCCCGACGTGGTAACCGCGATTCAGCTGACGAGAAGGTGCTCCTCGGAAAAGGCGGGCTGCGCACCGATCGCCCGCAGCGTGTCGGCGATGCGCTCCGGCCTGCCCCAATCACTCCAGAGCACGTCTCGGAGCGGCAGGACCGCGAGCTCGCCGGGCGCCTTCTGGAGGACGTGTCTCGAAAAATCCCGACCGGGCATCATCTCGTAGATGAAATTCAAGGTCTCCGCCTCCGCGGGTCTCCCGACCGCCTCGCGGAGGAGCGTGTAGAAAGGCATGATCTCGGGGATTTGCCGCCAGGCCAGGCTCCAGAAAGTGGCAACCCTCCCAACGAGAACCATGCTGTTCCACAAGCCGCCTAGAGCGAGAATGGCCGCGCTTCTCTCGGCAGACGGCTTCTCCACGAAGGCGCTTACCTCGTAAAGATCCGCTTCCTCGAGGTCGAGCCGCCGTCCCGGTTGTACCCAACCGTAGTCGAGCTCGGGACCTTCCGGCTCGACACCGACGATCACCAGTCGGTCCGCATGCCGTTCGGCCGCGGCAACGGCGCTCCTCACCGTCGCGAGAAACTCGTCCTCGGGAAGCACGAAGTGATCGGAGGGATAGATGATGACGATGCCGTTCGGATCCTCTGCCTGCACGCGCGCCAATGCCAGGAGGATGCCTGGGGCCGTTCCTCGATTCGAAGGTTGAGCGAGCAGGATTCCCGGGTGACGATCTCCGAGCTGCGCCCGCGCTTCGAGCGCGTGCTCACGGGCGACGACCGCAATCCTTCGTCCCGGACGGCTCAGAGCATCCGCCCGATCGACGGTCTGCTGAAACAGGGACCGATTCCCCGCAAACGTGCAGTACTGCTTCGGCTTGTGATACCCGAGCCATCGCTCGATGAAGGGTCTCGTCCGCTCTCCCTCACCGCCTGCGAGGATGATCGCCCACGGGCCCGAGCTTCCGCCACGGCCGTCTCTCGTCTTCACGGAAAGAATCCTTCCCCCCGGTCCTGGAATCCTGTTGTGAACCCCCGTACCTTTAACGCGACGGGACGGATACAGGGAACTGGGCGAGTCCCTAGTTTGCGCCGGAAAAGCCCCCAGGACCCCGTCGGCGAGTCAAAGAACTTGAAACGAACGTGCGCCCCGCGTGGACCTCGCTAACGGCAATCAAGATGTCGGAGGCGACGGAGCTCTTGAGCACATAGCCGGACGCGCCGGCACGGAAGGCTTCCTCCACATAGGCGGCATCACCCTGCACCGACACGAAGATGACGCGCGCGGAGGTCGACGCTCGAATCTCCCGAGCCAGCGCGAAGCCGTTCTTCCCCGGCATGCTGATGTCGAGAAGGACGACCTCGGGAACGAGCTCCATCACCTTCGTCAGCACCCCGTCGGCCTCGTAAACCGCCCCGACCCAATCAACGTGAGACTCCAGGATCTCGTGGAGCTTCTCCGAGAAGGCAACGTGATCGTCCACATGCAGAACCCGAATTCGGCCCACCGGTTCACCCTACTGGCGATATCGTGCCCCTTGAACTAGGTGGATCCCGGGAAGAGCGAAGAAATGCCCCGAGTATCACAGGGAAGCGATGCCGTGGGCCACGGCATACTTCGTCAATTCTGCCGTCGTGTGGAGGTCGAGCTCCTCCATGATCCGCGATTTGTGAAACTCCACGGTCTTGATCGAAATGTCGAGGATGGCCGCGATCTCCTTGATGGACTTGCCTTCGGCCACGAGCTGGAGAACCTCTCGTTGACGTGGCGTGAGACCAGGCGTCCTCGAAGGCGGCTCCTTCCGGCTCGCCTCGACTTCCTCGAAAACATCCTTGAGCACGTCCTTCGCTACCGCGGGCGTGACGTAGAAACGGCCCTTCAGGACTTCCTCGATGGCGAACACGAGCTCGGAGCCGGCGGAGCGCTTGAGAAGGTAGCCGGATCCTCCGGCGCGAAAGGCCTCGCTGACATAGGCCGGGTCGGCGTGCATGCTGAGAAAGACGATCTTGGCCGAAGGGACGCTCTTACGGATCTGCCGGGCGGCGTCGATGCCGTTCAAAAGGGGCATCGAAATATCCAGAAGCACGACGTCGGGGCGGAGCTCTTTCACCGCTTCGAGGAGAGCTCGGCCGTCCTCGACCGCGCCCGCGGGCTCGAAGTGGGGCTCGAGAAGCTTCTTGATGCCCTCGAGAACGAGCGTGTGGTCGTCGGCCAACAGGATACGAGCTTTTCTCATCTGCAGGTCGCCCCCCGCGCGCGCCCGTAATCTTACCATCGATGGCCGCGAGTCCGAGCAGGTTGACGACGGTGGACTCTCCTGGACGAGGGAGAGACCTCATTGCGTGATTTGCCCGCTCGAGATGGGTGTGGAGACGCGATCGACCGCTTTGCATATATTCCCGCCACTCCCCGCATCCGACATTTGCGCACGGCCGGCCTGCCTGGCATAGCATTAGCAAGGCTAGTTCTCATATCGGGAGGTTCTCGATGAAAAACACGACAAGGCTCATGCGGATTCTCGGATCGGCGGCTCTGTTCGTCGGCTTCTCCGCTCCCGGGTGGGCGGTACAGCATCATCACGGCGGCCACCATCTTCATCACCATGGGCAGCTCCCCGCCTATGACGCGACGACCGAGTTGACGCTCGAAGGCACCGTCGACGAGCTCGTTCGGATGGAGCGGCCAGGCTGCGCCGGCTGCGAGGGCGGAACGCATGTTTTTCTTGGCGGTCATGACGTCGAGATTCACCTGGGACCTTCGAGCTTTCTCGAGTCCAAAGGCTGCCAGATCAAGGAGGGCGACGATCTTCGGGTCACGGGATCCAAGCTTTCTATCGATAGCTCTTCCGTGTTGTTGGCTAGAGAGCTGCACTGCGGCGGTGAGACCGTCGTTCTTCGTGATGAAAGCGGTCGACCGCTCTGGAGCGGCGGTCGCTGACTCCATCGACATGGATCCTTCGCTCCTCTCGCTTTGAAGTCGAGTCCCGGGGCCACTATGTTCCTGACGACGCGCGGCCTTCTCGTCGGCTACCGAGGCCGCGCGATCCTGCCTCCTATCGACGTGACCGTGCGCCGCGGCGATTTCTGGGCCGTCGTGGGTGTCAACGGGAGCGGCAAGACGACGCTGCTTCGAACTCTTCTCGGCCTGCTTCCGCGCGTGGGGGGCCAGATCGAATGGAACGAAGAGACGGTCCTCAGCTATGTCGCTCAGTGGAGCGACTTCGACGCCAGCGTGCCGAGCCGGGTTCGCGATTTCGTTCGTGCCGGCCTCGATCGGGGCTGGTCGTTCCTGAGATGGGGCCACCGCGATCCGGATTCCGTACAGGAAGCGCTCGCAGAAGCGAAGTGCGACCGGCTCGCCGATGAGCAGTTCTCGAGTCTCAGCGAAGGCCAGAAGGGCCGCGTACGGCTCGCGCGAGCTTTGGTGTCGAGTCCCAACGTCCTGGTCCTCGACGAGCCGACGAGCGCGGTGGACTCGGTGACCGAGGCGGCCATCTTCGACACGCTCGACGAGCTCCGGCGCGTGCGTGGCGTTACGCTACTCGTCATCAGCCACCGCACGCACGTTTTCGTGGGTCGAGCGACGCACGCGATTTTCGTCGATCGTGACGATGGGGCGGCGGTCACCGGCACCTTCGAGGAGGTCGTGAGAGCGCCACCATTCTTGTCCCGTCACGGTCCCATCGGCTCGTACGGATTCGCGCGACCTGACGCGCCTCGGACCGGTCGCTGACGTGCAGGCGGAAGAAGGCGGTTTCGGCGCCTTCCTCGAGTCATGGAACCTGTTTCGAGATCCCATCCTTGCCGGAAGCCTCGTAGGAGCGGTTCTCGGCTTCCTCGGGGTTTACGTCGTTCTGAGGCGGATGGTATTTCTGTCGGCCGCGCTGTCTCAGTGCGCGGGATTCGGCGTGGCCCTCGCACTCTTCGCCGAGGCACAGTGGGGGGCGGTGATGCTCGTCACCTCGCCTCGGTTGGCGACGCTGGTCGTGACCCTGGCAACCGCGGCGCTCTTATCACTCACACACCAGGACACCTCGACCCGGCGTGACAGCTGGCTCGGCTTCGCGTTTCTCCTCGGAGCCGCAGGCACGCTGGCAATCGGGACTCGCATCAGTTCGGGCAACCAGGAAATCCAGTCCATTCTGTTCGGGTCGGCCGTCGCCATTCTTCCCGAAGATCTGCTCACGGTGGTCATCGCCTCCGCCGTCATGCTCGGACTGCACATTTGGTGGCTTCGCGGCTTCTCGCAAGTAAGCCTCGATCCTGACGGGGCTTACGTTCGGGGCCTGCCGGTGCGCCTTCTAGAAGTCACACTTCTTCTTTCGCTCGCCCTCGCCATCTCTCTCTTCACTCAGATTCTGGGCGCCCTACCGGTATTCGCTTTCAGCGTTCTTCCCGCCATGGCGGCGCTTCGCGTCTCCATCCACGTTCCGATGGCTCTGACCGTCGCGGCAACGCTGGGTGCTGCGGCCGGGTTCGTCGGCTATGCCTTCGCTTTCGTATACGAACTGCCGGTGGGAGCGTCCCAGACCCTGGTGGCCCTCGGCGCGGTGCTGGCGGCCGAGCTGGTGCGGACGGCAGCCGTTCGCGGCAGGCGCGCCTAGGATTGCGAGTCCGGGCCGGCCATCCTCTCCGGAACGGCTAGTCGAAAGGCCGTTTCCTCTCTGCCTCGCCAGTCATGGGAACGAACCGGACCGGGAAGACCGTTCGAGTCTCGTACCCTTTGTCGGTCCGCTCGATCACTTCGAGCTCCTGGATAGCCGAGCCCACGGGAATCACCAACCTCCCGCCAATGCGGAGCTGATCGAGGAGTGGCCGCGGAACCTCCTCCGGAGCCGCGGTCACGATGATGCCGTCGAACGGAGCGTCATCCGGATGACCTCGATAGCCATCACCGGTGATGACGGTGATATTGTCGTAACCGAGCGCCCGAAGCCTCGTCCTCGCTTCTTCGGCAAGCTCGGGGATGATCTCGATGGTGTAGACGTGCTCGACCAGCATGGATAGAACGGCCGCCTGATAGCCTGACCCGGTTCCAATCTCCAGAATCTTGTGCTTCGGTTCGGGCGCCAGAAGCTGCGTCATGACGCCTACGATGTAGGGTTGCGAGATCGTCTGACCGTAACCGATGGGTAGAGGGTAATCCTCATAAGCCACATCCCGCAGATCATCCGGCACGAACAAGTGTCGCGGCACATCGCGCAGAGCTTCGACTACGCGCGCATCCGTGACCCCCCGTTCTTCGATCTGATCGTGCACCATCGCCACCCGTTGATCGCGCCGTTCATCCTGGCCTTCCTGGGCTCGAGGGCCGCACAGTACCGGAATTGCGATGGCGATCCAGTACTCGATTCTCACGGCGCCCCTCGGCTCCAGAGGCTCAGCCGACGAGCTCTCTCGCCCTCTCGTACGCGTCCGCGCCCTTGTCTCGGATTTCCTCAACCATTTCCGAGGCTCGGTGAGCGAGCTTTCGTCCCTCGCGACTGACATCCCGGCGAAGTTTCTTCCCCGACATCGGCGCGAGGAGCAACGCCGCGATACCCCCGAGGGCCACGCCCACGAAAAAGCCCACCAAGAAATTTCCGCTCTCATTCTTCATGGCTTCTTCCTCCATGGGAATCTCCTTTGCTCGATTCGAAGCAATTTCGGTGCCATCGATCTTACGATACCGAGGCGCCGTCTATCCACTTGGGTCCCTCTCTAGTACTCAATGCCGTGGCGGGACCCGCGATCGTCCGGCCGCCACGGCTCGGCCTTTGCGGCGCTTCGCGCCGATCTCGCGGCAGACGCTTTGGCCGCCGCTCGGCAGGCGGGACTGTACTTTTTCATCAGCCTGCTGACTAGGGTATTTGTCCCCGTGGGCTAGGGGTTCTCCCGGTTCTCAGACGGGGCCGTCGTCCGTTATCTTCGACCGATGCGCGGTCCGCCTGCGCTCTCATTGCCTGCGTTCTCATCGCCTGTGGCGCACCCGGACACGGGCAACGTCGACGCATGATCGACGTGGGGGAGGAGCATGAGTCAATCCCAAAGGATCCAGCGTTTTCCGATTGGCGCCCTACGACGCCGTGACCTTGCCGAGAGACTTCGCGAGAGGGTGGAAACTCGGTTCTCAGGGCTAAGGTGGCCCGTCCGGATCCGAGATTGGACGGGAGCCACTTACCGCGTCGGAGGCGAGCGAGAGCACTGGTGTGGCGAGCCGCTCACGGTCGTCATAAAGACCGAGTTTGCCGGAAGGAAGCTTTTCGCTTTCGACGCTTTCCGTTTTCTCGAGTGCTTTCTGCGTGGCGAGGTCGATCTAGAGGGCAATCTCTACATCCTCTCCGAGATTCGACGAGAGGGCGTGTTCCCCATGAAGTTCTTCCACGGCCTCCGGACGGTATTGAGAAGCAGCGGATTCCAGAATCAGCTTCGGGCACGGTTGAGCGTGAAGAAGCACTATGACGTTTCTCAGGAAGCCATCAACCTCTACCTCGACAAGGCCTACCTGGCTTATTCCTGTGCGATGTTCGAGCACCCGCAGGCTTTCGAACGGGAGGAGCTTCTCCGTGTGGGGAAGGGGCGAGGCGATACCTTCGACTCCCTGGAGAAGGCGCAGTGGAGAAAATTCCAGGACGCCGTCGATTTCATCGCGCCGGAGCCGGGCGATACCCTGCTCGACGTCGGCTGCGGCTATGGCGGCCAATTGAGGGTTGCCCTCGAGGGCGCTCCGTTCGGAAAGGTCGTGGGCTGGACACACTCATCGAATCAAGCAAAGCTCGGATCGAGCCTGCTCGAGAGCTTCGACCCAAAGCGGTGGGAGCTTCACGAGGGAGACTACCGTCAGGAGTCCCGCGTTTTCGATCACGTGACCTCCGTGGGAATGGTAAGTCACGTCGGCCCGCGCGGTCTCGTGCCTTACATGCGGAAGATCCGCGCCTGCATGAGAACGGGTGGAAGATACCTGCATCACGCTCTGATGGTCGCCCATGACTCTACACCCCATGACCTTCAAGTGGGGCTCGCCTTCAACAAACGTTACATGTGGCCGGGCTTTCACTGGTTCACCCTCGGAACTCACGTGCGCGCGCTCGAACGGAACGGCTTCGAGGTGCAGCGAGCCGTCAACCTATCAGCCGATTACGCCAAGACGACGGCGGCTTGGTACGAGCGCATGATGGCGAATCAGGCAGAGATGGTGCGCCTGGTGGGCGAGCCAGCCTTTCGCGCCAAACGGTGCTTCCTCGCCGGGATCTCGGGGACCTTCGAATCCAAGGGGGTGCACGTGTACCGGCTGTATTGCGTCGCCGTGTAGGTCGGAATGCTGAGGGCGTGGCAACTGGAAGCGGGAGGACATCGATGTTGCACAAGGCAGGGTGCATGGCCCTCTTCGCCATGGCTTTCGCCTGGACGGAGAGGGATTTCGAACCGGCGCACTATCGCAGCGGAACATTGCCGGTGGAGACGGTCCAGCCACAAACTGCCGGTGGTGGTCAGGTGTTGCTCGAGCTCCGCATCGACGAATCCGGACGGGTCGGGAGCGTCACGACCTTGAGATCGACCCCACCGTACGCCGAGCTTCTCGGGAATGCTGTCGGCCGGTGGCATTTCGCTCCGGCTCGAGCGAAACCGGAGGGGAAAGACGAGCTCGTTCCCGTCGAATCCCGAGTCCTCGTTGCCGGTTTGTTTCGCCCGCCGACCTCTTATGATGCGCCCGCCCGCGGCGAGGTTCCGGAAGATGTCGCCTCGGCCTCCGAAGAGGTGCCGTTCCCCGTCCTCACCCCGACCCCCCTCTATCCACCGACGGCCGCCTCGCACACCGGTCAGGTCGTTCTCGTCGAAGTGGATGTGGGCCAAGAGGGGAACGTCACCGATAGCAGAATCGTTCGCGGCGCATTCGGATTCGATACCGTTTCGCTCGAAGCGGCCCAGGAGTGGAAGTTCCGTCCGGCACGCCGCGAGGGACGCGCGGTTTCGTCGACCGTCTATATCGTTTTCGGCTTCCGCGAGCCCGTCGCCGTTGAAGGTTCTTGACGCAGCTGCGCGTCTATTCGGCCAACCCGGTGGGGCTTTTGGCTCATCGTCTCGGGTGATCGATACGCTCCTGCGTCGCCCCCCGCGTCATTACAGCATCAGGCAGGCCTCAACGGGCTGGCATGTCTCGTGCACATCGGAAGGCCGAAGGAGTCATCATGAATGAAGTCAAGGATCTGTTGAAGACGACGCTCGAGGAAATCGAGAAAGTCCTGAGCACCCGGAGCGTCGTGGGCGAGCCCATCGAAGTCGACGGCAACACTTTGATCCCGCTGAGCAGTATCGGCTTCGGATTTGGCGCTGGCGGCGGATCCGGGAGAGCCCCGAAGGCAGAAGCCACTGAGGGAGCCGGCTCCGGCACCGGAGGTGGGGGTGGCATCAAGCCGGTCGCCGTGGTCATCGTCAACAAGGACGGAGTGCGCCTCGAGCCGATCCGGGGCATGGCGGGTAATTTCCTGGAAGCCATCGGCGGCGCCATCGGGACGGCCCTCGAAAAGAAAGAAGAACGCACCACGTCCTGAAGCGATGCTGATCGCGGCGTTGGCGGCGCTCGTCGTCTTCCTTGGCGTCGTCCTCTGGACGCCCATCGATCTGGAGCTCGCGGCCAAACGAGATCCCGAGCTGCGAGTGCGTGCTCGTGTCGCCTGGCTCTACGGTCTCGTGTCGGTGGACCTCGGCTCCGGTGGGCGCGAGGCTCAGCCAGAGATGGCGGCAACGCCTGGGTCGAAGGCCGGTGGGGGTAGCCGCGGCGGGCCTTCGCGGGTCTGGCGAATCGCGCGGACTAGGGGATTCCTGCCCGCCGTCGTGCGTCTTGTTCGACGGATCGTCTCCGGCATCGATTTGAGACGAGCGGAGCTCTGGGCCCGCACCGGACTCGACGACCCGGCGGACACCGGCCGTCTCCTCGCGTTCTTGTTCCCCCTCGCCCGCTACCTCCAGTCCGTGTCGCGCGTTCGCATCGACATCGAGCCAAACTTCGTCGAGCAGGTGTTCTTCTTTCACGTTCGGGGAGATCTCCGGATCGTTCCTTTCAGGATCGTCGGACCGGTTTTGCTCTTTGCCGCTTCTCCGGCAACAGTGAGAGCGATTCTCGCGGCACGGGCTTGAAGTGCGAAAGCTCGGTCTGGGTCGAAACCGGCGGGTGGGTGCATGGACTCTCGTCCCTGTCGAGCTCACGGTCACCGGCTCGTCCCCGATCGAAACCTCGAGCTATCTCTACGCAAGCAAGAGGCCGCGCGCCGTGGTCCTTGTCCGTGACGATGGCGCGCACCTCGCCCTCGACACGGAAGGACGAGAGGTTCCGCTCGCCCGTCTTTTAGCCGAGATGCCGGGGCTTCAAGGGGAACTTTCCCGGATCACGCCCGCCACCACTCGACGAGCCAAAGAGTCAGGCCGGGAACATAGGTGATGAGTAGGACGGCGACGAACAGAATGACCACGAACGGAAGCGTCGAACGATAGATTCGCGTCAGCGGCCGATCGAAGCGATAGGCGGAAAGAAACAGGTTCTCACCCATTGGAGGCATGAGGTAGCCGAGCTCCATGTTGGCGAGAAAGATGATCCCGAGGTGCACTGGGTCGATGCCGTAGATGGCGGCCATAGGCGTGATCAGCGGCACGAT
This Vicinamibacteria bacterium DNA region includes the following protein-coding sequences:
- a CDS encoding sugar phosphate nucleotidyltransferase encodes the protein MKTRDGRGGSSGPWAIILAGGEGERTRPFIERWLGYHKPKQYCTFAGNRSLFQQTVDRADALSRPGRRIAVVAREHALEARAQLGDRHPGILLAQPSNRGTAPGILLALARVQAEDPNGIVIIYPSDHFVLPEDEFLATVRSAVAAAERHADRLVIVGVEPEGPELDYGWVQPGRRLDLEEADLYEVSAFVEKPSAERSAAILALGGLWNSMVLVGRVATFWSLAWRQIPEIMPFYTLLREAVGRPAEAETLNFIYEMMPGRDFSRHVLQKAPGELAVLPLRDVLWSDWGRPERIADTLRAIGAQPAFSEEHLLVS
- a CDS encoding response regulator transcription factor; the encoded protein is MGRIRVLHVDDHVAFSEKLHEILESHVDWVGAVYEADGVLTKVMELVPEVVLLDISMPGKNGFALAREIRASTSARVIFVSVQGDAAYVEEAFRAGASGYVLKSSVASDILIAVSEVHAGRTFVSSSLTRRRGPGGFSGAN
- a CDS encoding response regulator transcription factor, translating into MRKARILLADDHTLVLEGIKKLLEPHFEPAGAVEDGRALLEAVKELRPDVVLLDISMPLLNGIDAARQIRKSVPSAKIVFLSMHADPAYVSEAFRAGGSGYLLKRSAGSELVFAIEEVLKGRFYVTPAVAKDVLKDVFEEVEASRKEPPSRTPGLTPRQREVLQLVAEGKSIKEIAAILDISIKTVEFHKSRIMEELDLHTTAELTKYAVAHGIASL
- a CDS encoding ATP-binding cassette domain-containing protein, producing MFLTTRGLLVGYRGRAILPPIDVTVRRGDFWAVVGVNGSGKTTLLRTLLGLLPRVGGQIEWNEETVLSYVAQWSDFDASVPSRVRDFVRAGLDRGWSFLRWGHRDPDSVQEALAEAKCDRLADEQFSSLSEGQKGRVRLARALVSSPNVLVLDEPTSAVDSVTEAAIFDTLDELRRVRGVTLLVISHRTHVFVGRATHAIFVDRDDGAAVTGTFEEVVRAPPFLSRHGPIGSYGFARPDAPRTGR
- a CDS encoding metal ABC transporter permease, with translation MQAEEGGFGAFLESWNLFRDPILAGSLVGAVLGFLGVYVVLRRMVFLSAALSQCAGFGVALALFAEAQWGAVMLVTSPRLATLVVTLATAALLSLTHQDTSTRRDSWLGFAFLLGAAGTLAIGTRISSGNQEIQSILFGSAVAILPEDLLTVVIASAVMLGLHIWWLRGFSQVSLDPDGAYVRGLPVRLLEVTLLLSLALAISLFTQILGALPVFAFSVLPAMAALRVSIHVPMALTVAATLGAAAGFVGYAFAFVYELPVGASQTLVALGAVLAAELVRTAAVRGRRA
- a CDS encoding protein-L-isoaspartate(D-aspartate) O-methyltransferase, with protein sequence MRIEYWIAIAIPVLCGPRAQEGQDERRDQRVAMVHDQIEERGVTDARVVEALRDVPRHLFVPDDLRDVAYEDYPLPIGYGQTISQPYIVGVMTQLLAPEPKHKILEIGTGSGYQAAVLSMLVEHVYTIEIIPELAEEARTRLRALGYDNITVITGDGYRGHPDDAPFDGIIVTAAPEEVPRPLLDQLRIGGRLVIPVGSAIQELEVIERTDKGYETRTVFPVRFVPMTGEAERKRPFD
- a CDS encoding YtxH domain-containing protein, encoding MKNESGNFLVGFFVGVALGGIAALLLAPMSGKKLRRDVSREGRKLAHRASEMVEEIRDKGADAYERARELVG
- a CDS encoding class I SAM-dependent methyltransferase, with translation METRFSGLRWPVRIRDWTGATYRVGGEREHWCGEPLTVVIKTEFAGRKLFAFDAFRFLECFLRGEVDLEGNLYILSEIRREGVFPMKFFHGLRTVLRSSGFQNQLRARLSVKKHYDVSQEAINLYLDKAYLAYSCAMFEHPQAFEREELLRVGKGRGDTFDSLEKAQWRKFQDAVDFIAPEPGDTLLDVGCGYGGQLRVALEGAPFGKVVGWTHSSNQAKLGSSLLESFDPKRWELHEGDYRQESRVFDHVTSVGMVSHVGPRGLVPYMRKIRACMRTGGRYLHHALMVAHDSTPHDLQVGLAFNKRYMWPGFHWFTLGTHVRALERNGFEVQRAVNLSADYAKTTAAWYERMMANQAEMVRLVGEPAFRAKRCFLAGISGTFESKGVHVYRLYCVAV
- a CDS encoding energy transducer TonB, which gives rise to MLHKAGCMALFAMAFAWTERDFEPAHYRSGTLPVETVQPQTAGGGQVLLELRIDESGRVGSVTTLRSTPPYAELLGNAVGRWHFAPARAKPEGKDELVPVESRVLVAGLFRPPTSYDAPARGEVPEDVASASEEVPFPVLTPTPLYPPTAASHTGQVVLVEVDVGQEGNVTDSRIVRGAFGFDTVSLEAAQEWKFRPARREGRAVSSTVYIVFGFREPVAVEGS
- a CDS encoding spore germination protein GerW family protein produces the protein MNEVKDLLKTTLEEIEKVLSTRSVVGEPIEVDGNTLIPLSSIGFGFGAGGGSGRAPKAEATEGAGSGTGGGGGIKPVAVVIVNKDGVRLEPIRGMAGNFLEAIGGAIGTALEKKEERTTS
- a CDS encoding DUF2953 domain-containing protein, which encodes MLIAALAALVVFLGVVLWTPIDLELAAKRDPELRVRARVAWLYGLVSVDLGSGGREAQPEMAATPGSKAGGGSRGGPSRVWRIARTRGFLPAVVRLVRRIVSGIDLRRAELWARTGLDDPADTGRLLAFLFPLARYLQSVSRVRIDIEPNFVEQVFFFHVRGDLRIVPFRIVGPVLLFAASPATVRAILAARA